The Brenneria rubrifaciens genome has a window encoding:
- a CDS encoding ATP-grasp domain-containing protein, with protein MRHILIVGINKISVKYICDAIHNAGYEPILSIETLGLCDDARHAISDVICIPPFTDHENLSDYLRSHPDISQKIHSITTFFDELFPMITATAEEFGYNGPPRIFAELASKEVVGKFIPEHVPPELQISISDKEFSIPWLEMDKNNTVILKPAIGSGALATSTLTLEPGKDPIQIIKSAISESRIEHPETLWIIQAYCEGILVSMEGFVQEGTVVFLGLSRRERVKFTEVANHFPSDNSIQPSVLVKIKTAIDDLISRSGFDNGYFHCEFITTDATAYLIDANMGRLGGATVVEQIALSCELSPAVVLQHAALLPLGLANTIPVYAPSGKRKNTLGYWYCLEEESLICGWDIPPLVSIHTPIASPGNLIQPVGVSDYSWVGMLAGYTEIVQDEIKLIRIKTDRGDRLPVFK; from the coding sequence ATGCGACACATATTAATTGTTGGAATAAATAAGATTTCAGTAAAATATATCTGTGATGCGATTCACAATGCAGGTTACGAACCCATACTTTCCATTGAAACATTAGGTCTTTGTGACGATGCTCGCCACGCGATCAGCGACGTAATCTGTATTCCCCCTTTTACTGACCATGAGAATTTATCTGATTATTTGAGATCTCATCCTGATATCTCTCAAAAAATACATAGTATTACAACGTTCTTTGATGAGTTATTCCCGATGATTACCGCAACCGCAGAGGAGTTCGGATATAATGGCCCACCTCGCATATTTGCAGAACTGGCATCAAAAGAAGTGGTCGGAAAGTTTATCCCTGAACATGTTCCTCCAGAATTACAAATCTCCATTTCCGACAAAGAATTCTCCATTCCATGGCTGGAGATGGATAAAAACAATACTGTCATTTTAAAACCCGCTATTGGCTCCGGGGCGCTTGCAACCTCAACGCTGACTCTCGAACCGGGCAAGGATCCGATCCAGATAATAAAGTCTGCTATTTCTGAAAGTAGAATTGAGCACCCTGAAACGCTCTGGATTATTCAGGCTTATTGTGAAGGTATACTCGTGAGCATGGAAGGATTTGTCCAAGAGGGTACAGTCGTCTTTCTCGGTCTGTCTAGGCGAGAAAGAGTCAAATTCACTGAGGTTGCCAACCATTTCCCTTCTGATAACAGTATTCAACCCTCTGTACTGGTAAAAATTAAGACCGCCATTGACGACCTTATCAGTCGATCAGGGTTTGATAATGGATACTTCCATTGTGAGTTTATCACCACTGACGCTACTGCTTATCTTATTGATGCCAATATGGGGCGTTTAGGTGGTGCGACAGTTGTAGAACAGATCGCATTATCCTGTGAGCTTTCCCCAGCAGTTGTTCTTCAGCACGCAGCATTACTCCCTCTGGGTTTGGCAAATACCATCCCAGTATATGCCCCTTCCGGGAAACGCAAAAATACGCTTGGGTACTGGTATTGCCTGGAGGAAGAATCGCTCATCTGTGGATGGGACATTCCGCCACTGGTATCCATTCATACACCGATCGCCAGTCCTGGCAACCTAATCCAGCCTGTCGGCGTTTCTGATTATTCCTGGGTCGGTATGCTGGCAGGTTACACTGAAATAGTTCAGGACGAGATAAAACTGATACGCATCAAAACTGATCGCGGAGACAGGCTTCCTGTATTCAAATGA
- a CDS encoding MFS transporter — MIYIIRFFSSAAWSFFYPFMAIWLNTVAGLSSSSAGIVVGFAIVANRTGALAFHRLMDKTERKREIAFSLIGVAVSASLMLIAAATGVSDTLVWIVLATLFGLTNSVSVISQISYIVHVFRENEHERVLSYENVAANAGAGIAPFLASFLLSGTGYWFASFPLLLGVMAAIATRTLQYSPHNSSLINTKTSTGDSAISHNKYRIIAFLIINFMTMIGYAQFYYVFPTYAVEKYSSELVGSLFLLSSGIIIVGQIFITSASQKVSRLWRVVISNLCIGGGCALLSASSEQQSTLYLVVVLIVTGEMICGPLYQAQAVKIWRGRRSVVMAIQTCVWGAAEAAAAVTGLMLIARGMSLISFLLGALVCFIAAIGAWLSIIWRRPFIGIETDKDIADSS, encoded by the coding sequence ATGATATATATTATTCGTTTTTTCTCATCAGCAGCCTGGAGTTTCTTTTATCCCTTTATGGCTATCTGGCTCAATACCGTTGCAGGACTGAGCAGCAGTTCTGCTGGCATCGTCGTCGGATTTGCTATTGTTGCCAATCGCACTGGGGCACTCGCTTTCCATCGCCTTATGGATAAAACTGAACGGAAAAGGGAGATCGCCTTTTCATTAATAGGCGTTGCAGTATCTGCCTCACTAATGCTCATCGCGGCAGCAACGGGGGTTTCAGACACCCTGGTCTGGATTGTTCTCGCTACGTTATTTGGCCTCACCAACTCTGTATCGGTTATCTCGCAGATATCGTACATCGTTCATGTCTTCCGTGAGAATGAACATGAGCGTGTTCTCTCGTATGAAAACGTGGCCGCGAATGCGGGTGCGGGGATCGCGCCATTTCTGGCCTCTTTTCTTCTTTCTGGTACAGGATACTGGTTCGCCTCATTTCCTCTGTTACTGGGAGTGATGGCAGCAATAGCGACCCGGACGTTGCAGTATTCCCCACATAACTCATCGTTGATAAACACAAAAACGTCTACCGGGGACTCAGCTATTTCCCATAATAAATATCGTATTATCGCTTTCCTGATTATTAATTTTATGACGATGATCGGCTATGCCCAATTTTATTATGTCTTTCCGACTTATGCCGTGGAAAAATATTCCAGTGAACTGGTTGGTTCCCTCTTTCTGCTCTCAAGCGGGATCATCATCGTTGGTCAGATTTTTATCACTTCAGCCTCACAGAAAGTGAGCCGCTTGTGGAGAGTTGTTATTTCAAATTTATGCATTGGTGGTGGTTGTGCTTTATTAAGTGCTTCGTCTGAACAACAATCTACGCTTTATCTGGTTGTGGTTCTGATCGTCACAGGAGAAATGATTTGCGGTCCGTTGTATCAGGCGCAAGCAGTTAAAATCTGGCGTGGACGCCGATCTGTTGTGATGGCAATACAAACCTGCGTCTGGGGTGCGGCAGAAGCTGCTGCCGCAGTGACTGGCCTGATGCTTATCGCACGGGGTATGAGCCTTATCTCATTTCTTCTGGGGGCACTGGTATGCTTTATTGCAGCAATAGGGGCATGGCTGTCAATAATCTGGCGACGCCCTTTTATTGGCATTGAAACTGATAAAGATATCGCCGATTCTTCATAA
- a CDS encoding AlpA family transcriptional regulator, translating into MTSHQLLRLKQVEEKTGLKRSQIYLYMKSGRFPRSIKIGPASVAWLESEVDEWISLKLANRLTR; encoded by the coding sequence GTGACATCCCATCAATTATTACGTTTGAAACAGGTTGAAGAAAAAACCGGTCTGAAACGTTCGCAAATCTACCTCTATATGAAAAGCGGTCGCTTTCCCCGCTCCATCAAGATCGGCCCGGCCAGCGTGGCCTGGCTGGAATCTGAAGTGGACGAATGGATCAGCCTTAAATTAGCCAACCGCTTAACGCGCTGA
- a CDS encoding DUF2857 domain-containing protein → MIPSLNYAILTDALHALKEGDIRHCEALGFTFDEMNALNQLSLDELFILSRASAQFMAVSVRHDALRQLLALSRQEVQRQQQINRAIRLGGSITLLNRYFGLTSNEICVRRRLLGIAIPQGRTPIPDEQTDAEIWRQWQKRRVANLESPEALTAMMQVTEALSAPTAGPSLTSVWNRITLCEREASDRRGSHAG, encoded by the coding sequence ATGATCCCGTCACTGAATTACGCCATATTAACCGATGCCCTGCACGCGCTGAAGGAGGGCGATATTCGTCACTGCGAAGCGCTGGGGTTTACGTTCGATGAAATGAACGCCCTTAATCAGTTGTCCCTTGACGAACTGTTTATCCTCAGCCGGGCGTCGGCGCAGTTTATGGCCGTCAGCGTTCGCCATGATGCGCTACGCCAACTGTTGGCGCTGTCGCGACAGGAAGTTCAGCGCCAGCAGCAGATTAACCGGGCCATCCGGCTGGGCGGCTCGATTACGCTGCTGAACCGCTATTTCGGCCTCACCTCCAATGAAATCTGCGTGCGCCGCCGTTTGCTGGGCATCGCGATCCCGCAAGGCCGGACGCCCATCCCGGATGAACAAACCGACGCCGAGATCTGGCGGCAATGGCAAAAACGCCGCGTGGCGAACCTTGAATCGCCCGAAGCATTGACGGCGATGATGCAGGTCACCGAGGCGCTGTCCGCGCCGACGGCAGGACCTTCGCTGACCAGCGTCTGGAATCGCATCACGCTTTGCGAACGGGAAGCGTCGGACAGGAGGGGGTCGCATGCCGGATGA
- a CDS encoding TraR/DksA family transcriptional regulator, giving the protein MPDEIDRDQEFNEQRLEEMIEQSRFKPAPTPSLLHCRFCGKPIPEKRRQTLPGVTTCTQCQAKIERRRR; this is encoded by the coding sequence ATGCCGGATGAGATCGATCGCGACCAGGAATTTAACGAGCAGCGGCTGGAAGAGATGATCGAACAGAGCCGCTTCAAACCGGCACCCACGCCGTCACTGTTGCATTGTCGTTTCTGCGGCAAGCCTATTCCCGAGAAACGGCGGCAGACGTTGCCGGGCGTGACGACCTGCACACAATGCCAGGCAAAAATTGAACGCCGCAGGCGATAA
- a CDS encoding lytic transglycosylase domain-containing protein, translating into MLSTSAFLAAAMQCAASVHPATALDVARVESGFHPYAIAEIVPKPRRAPGGHGVISHYPADKADAVDIASRLTAQGRRYSVGLMQITSSNFRRYGVTARELFDPCVNLSVFERILTDCYRRGGSLQRALSCYYSGDFNRGQRPEAAFNRTSYVQRIGYAVPSTREEKRRGPTDNAIPAIRYPAVVLRGDAAGLATPAPPSLRYPNAVIRGALPIPETDKEK; encoded by the coding sequence ATGCTTTCCACCTCCGCCTTTCTGGCGGCGGCCATGCAGTGCGCCGCCAGCGTTCACCCGGCCACCGCGCTCGACGTCGCGCGGGTGGAATCCGGTTTTCACCCTTACGCCATCGCGGAAATCGTGCCGAAGCCTCGGCGCGCGCCCGGCGGCCATGGGGTGATTTCTCATTATCCCGCCGACAAGGCGGACGCCGTCGACATCGCCAGCCGGTTGACCGCGCAAGGCCGCCGCTATTCGGTCGGGCTGATGCAAATCACCAGCAGCAATTTCCGTCGCTACGGCGTCACCGCCCGCGAGCTGTTCGATCCCTGCGTCAATCTGTCGGTCTTCGAGCGCATCCTCACCGACTGCTACCGGCGCGGCGGCTCCCTGCAACGCGCGCTCAGTTGCTACTACTCTGGCGACTTTAATCGCGGCCAACGGCCGGAAGCCGCCTTTAACCGCACCAGCTATGTCCAGCGTATCGGCTATGCCGTCCCGTCGACGCGGGAAGAGAAACGGCGCGGCCCAACCGACAACGCCATCCCGGCAATCCGTTACCCCGCCGTCGTCCTGCGCGGCGACGCGGCCGGTCTCGCCACGCCAGCGCCACCGTCCTTGCGCTACCCGAACGCCGTTATCCGCGGCGCGTTACCCATCCCTGAAACTGATAAGGAGAAATGA
- a CDS encoding TrbC/VirB2 family protein, with the protein MTMKKGKFWSAVTVVLLSSRVLAAGGGFNKANETLSNTSTGLLGLAAVTITLATMWIGYKVLFDGKSLSDMRNVIIGAILIVGASGFGAYWAA; encoded by the coding sequence ATGACGATGAAAAAAGGTAAATTCTGGTCCGCTGTTACCGTCGTATTACTTTCCTCGCGCGTACTGGCGGCTGGCGGCGGCTTTAACAAAGCCAACGAGACGCTGAGCAATACCTCCACCGGCCTGCTGGGGCTGGCCGCCGTCACCATCACGCTGGCGACCATGTGGATCGGCTACAAGGTGCTGTTCGACGGCAAGAGCCTTTCAGACATGCGCAACGTCATTATCGGCGCCATCCTGATTGTCGGCGCGTCCGGCTTCGGCGCCTACTGGGCCGCGTAG
- a CDS encoding VirB3 family type IV secretion system protein, which translates to MTTLNKALTRPAAVMGIPLVPFVIVSGAIVLLAVYLSYYLALLLIPAWMEMKARARKDIHYFGLLWLAFKTRGQWAANRHFGANAILANRYDAVDIAEFTDKMKLNARITLDKYIPYSSHIHPHVISNRHRDLVATWELGGAVFECEDEHHLTFLATHLNNLIRSYEGQPITFYLHRIREPYQDAFAAQSGLPFADEVAELYYRPLKNKPRWRHRLFFTVCFAPLSPLEKKALSRQPVGKRQAALDNALKAMLEHWASLNAALSRYTATPLGVYEANGRVYSSQLAFYHRLLTGQWQKVAVTRAPFYHQLGTADIFFTTDTAECQTVGGSRFFRSLEIKDYSPDTATGLLDALLYAESEYVLTQSFSCMARDEAQNHIRLAEKRLNSADDDALSQREELIVLRDLLQSGHVSCGKYHFSLLVSSADADQVVKDATTLAQPFADLGIMTTLSTLSLPAAYLAQLPGVYTLRPRLVAVSSQNFADMASLHNFHPHKRDGNPWGEAIAILRSPGGGGYYLNLHDSQAGRDDFNEKTPGNTAIIGKTGSGKTMLMTVMQQLMQKYRNPATFAASAAIKRLTTVYFDKDRAAEMAIRQMGGRYFRIRTGEPTGFNPFSLAPTRRNIHFIKRLVRMLCRRNGKPLDPRDEARISAAVDTIMLDYPAAYRRYGITRLLEVLPEPPTREARANGLRIRLKQWAQGGEFGWVFDNEADTFDISDIDNFGIDGTEFLDDDDIRGPITFYLLYRVTSLLDGRRLVMFMDEFWRWLADVEFSRFSLNMLKVIRKLNGIFVPATQSPDEIVRHPIAPAIIEQCGTQIFLANPKAGHADYVEKMKVPENVYDIIKNLDPGERYMVILKTPLRAGETRPFVALAKMDLSGLGKVGKLLSGSEDNLKIFDALYQEGMKPEEWKERFLERAI; encoded by the coding sequence ATGACCACGCTGAACAAGGCGCTGACGCGGCCCGCCGCCGTCATGGGCATTCCCCTCGTACCGTTCGTGATCGTCAGCGGGGCTATCGTCCTGCTGGCGGTTTACCTCAGCTATTACCTGGCCTTGCTGCTGATCCCCGCCTGGATGGAGATGAAGGCCAGGGCCCGTAAGGACATCCACTATTTCGGGCTGCTCTGGCTGGCGTTTAAAACGCGCGGCCAGTGGGCCGCCAACCGCCATTTTGGCGCCAACGCCATCCTGGCGAACCGCTATGACGCCGTCGATATTGCGGAGTTTACCGACAAGATGAAATTAAACGCGCGCATCACGCTGGATAAATACATTCCGTATTCCTCCCATATTCACCCTCACGTCATCAGCAACCGTCACCGGGATTTGGTGGCGACCTGGGAACTCGGCGGCGCCGTTTTCGAATGCGAAGATGAACATCATCTTACTTTTCTGGCGACTCACCTGAATAACCTGATCCGGTCGTATGAAGGGCAGCCGATCACTTTTTATCTTCACCGCATTCGCGAACCCTACCAGGACGCCTTTGCGGCACAATCGGGCCTTCCCTTTGCCGATGAGGTGGCGGAACTGTACTATCGGCCCCTCAAAAATAAACCGCGCTGGCGGCACCGGTTATTTTTCACCGTCTGCTTTGCGCCGCTCTCGCCGCTGGAGAAAAAGGCGCTGAGCAGGCAGCCGGTCGGCAAACGGCAGGCGGCGCTGGATAATGCCCTGAAGGCGATGCTGGAGCACTGGGCGTCATTGAACGCCGCCTTATCCCGCTATACGGCGACGCCGCTGGGCGTTTATGAGGCAAATGGGCGGGTGTACTCCTCGCAGCTTGCGTTCTACCATCGCCTGCTTACCGGCCAGTGGCAGAAGGTGGCGGTCACGCGCGCGCCGTTTTACCACCAACTTGGCACGGCGGACATATTTTTCACCACCGATACCGCCGAATGCCAGACGGTGGGCGGCTCCCGCTTCTTCCGCAGTCTGGAAATCAAGGACTATTCGCCCGACACCGCCACGGGCTTGCTGGATGCGCTGTTATACGCCGAAAGCGAGTATGTGCTGACGCAGTCCTTTAGCTGCATGGCGCGCGATGAAGCGCAGAACCATATCCGGCTGGCGGAAAAACGCCTGAACTCGGCGGACGACGACGCCCTGTCGCAGCGCGAAGAGCTGATTGTGCTGCGCGACCTGCTTCAGTCCGGACATGTGTCGTGCGGCAAATACCACTTCTCCCTGCTGGTTTCATCCGCCGACGCCGACCAGGTGGTGAAGGACGCCACAACGCTGGCGCAGCCCTTCGCCGACCTCGGCATCATGACGACGCTCTCCACGCTGTCGTTGCCCGCCGCCTATCTGGCGCAACTGCCGGGCGTTTATACCTTGCGCCCCCGGCTGGTGGCCGTCAGCAGCCAGAACTTTGCCGATATGGCGAGCCTGCACAACTTTCATCCCCACAAGCGCGACGGCAATCCCTGGGGCGAAGCCATCGCCATCCTCCGCTCGCCGGGCGGCGGCGGTTATTACCTCAACCTGCACGACAGCCAGGCCGGACGGGATGACTTTAACGAGAAAACACCGGGCAATACGGCGATTATCGGGAAAACCGGTTCGGGGAAAACGATGCTGATGACCGTGATGCAACAGCTGATGCAGAAATACCGCAACCCGGCGACCTTTGCCGCGTCGGCCGCCATCAAGCGGCTGACCACCGTCTATTTCGACAAGGATCGGGCGGCGGAGATGGCGATCCGCCAGATGGGCGGGCGTTACTTCCGCATCCGTACCGGCGAGCCGACCGGGTTCAATCCGTTTTCGCTGGCGCCGACCCGGCGGAACATCCACTTTATCAAACGGCTGGTGCGGATGCTGTGCCGGCGCAACGGCAAGCCGCTCGATCCGCGCGACGAAGCGCGCATCAGCGCCGCCGTGGACACCATCATGCTGGACTATCCGGCGGCATACCGCCGTTACGGCATCACCCGGCTGCTGGAGGTGTTGCCGGAGCCGCCGACCAGAGAGGCCCGCGCCAACGGGCTGCGCATCCGGCTGAAACAGTGGGCACAAGGCGGCGAGTTCGGCTGGGTATTCGATAACGAGGCGGATACGTTCGATATCAGCGATATCGACAACTTCGGCATCGACGGCACGGAGTTTCTGGATGACGACGATATCCGGGGGCCCATTACCTTTTATCTGCTGTACCGCGTCACCAGCCTGCTGGACGGCCGCCGGCTGGTGATGTTTATGGATGAGTTCTGGCGCTGGCTGGCCGACGTCGAGTTCTCCCGGTTCTCGCTCAATATGCTCAAGGTCATTCGCAAGCTGAACGGCATCTTCGTTCCCGCCACCCAGTCGCCCGATGAGATCGTCAGGCATCCCATCGCCCCGGCGATCATCGAACAGTGCGGCACGCAGATCTTCCTCGCCAACCCGAAGGCCGGCCATGCGGACTACGTGGAGAAAATGAAGGTGCCGGAAAACGTCTATGACATCATCAAAAATCTGGATCCGGGCGAGCGCTATATGGTGATCCTGAAAACGCCGCTGCGGGCCGGCGAAACCCGGCCGTTCGTGGCGCTGGCGAAAATGGACCTGTCGGGGCTGGGGAAAGTCGGCAAACTGCTGAGCGGCAGCGAGGACAACCTGAAGATCTTCGACGCCCTTTATCAGGAGGGCATGAAGCCTGAAGAGTGGAAAGAACGGTTTCTTGAAAGGGCTATCTGA
- a CDS encoding type IV secretion system protein — protein sequence MRTRNTVLALTIFLSAPTFSAGIAVFDAVQNAESISQWTEKLKQWQDTVVHYKSELEAYKRQLATATGIRDIQGFLNEAKSLKSEIDALRKNGVSLDDLLTHQDGAYSAELQRLYSKYQSFDTCNQSSASRRYLDSCKQIILNQAVAIENTADVESKIADTLKDIAALSDRISNAQDSKESQDLANAVAARSVQLNALTSQWEMFVRQAEQRSNLLAQQRQKAFNEQQLAAPVPDFND from the coding sequence ATGCGTACCCGAAATACCGTGCTGGCGTTAACCATCTTTCTCTCCGCTCCGACCTTCAGCGCCGGGATCGCGGTTTTCGACGCCGTGCAGAATGCGGAATCCATTAGCCAGTGGACGGAAAAGCTCAAGCAGTGGCAGGATACCGTCGTCCACTATAAAAGCGAGCTGGAAGCCTACAAGCGGCAATTAGCCACGGCGACGGGGATCCGGGATATTCAGGGCTTCCTTAACGAGGCGAAAAGCCTCAAAAGCGAGATTGACGCGCTGCGCAAAAACGGCGTCTCGCTGGATGATCTGCTGACCCATCAGGACGGTGCCTATTCCGCCGAGCTTCAGCGCTTGTACAGCAAATATCAATCTTTCGATACCTGTAATCAATCCAGCGCCTCGCGGCGTTATCTGGACAGTTGCAAACAGATCATCCTGAATCAGGCGGTGGCGATAGAAAACACCGCCGACGTTGAAAGCAAAATCGCCGACACGCTCAAGGATATCGCCGCGTTATCCGACCGCATTTCGAATGCGCAGGACTCGAAAGAGTCGCAGGACCTGGCTAACGCCGTGGCGGCCAGAAGCGTACAATTGAACGCGCTGACCAGCCAGTGGGAAATGTTCGTCAGGCAGGCGGAACAGCGCTCCAACCTATTGGCCCAACAGCGGCAAAAAGCATTTAATGAACAGCAGCTCGCCGCACCCGTGCCTGACTTTAATGATTGA
- a CDS encoding EexN family lipoprotein: MKTSLYLFPIILGVLLLTGCDSPKSKQWYKEHQDEMNTRYTACEASGEDSQDCKNAREARFELRQENAKVPDLN; this comes from the coding sequence ATGAAAACGTCACTTTACCTATTCCCGATTATTTTAGGCGTTTTGCTTCTGACGGGGTGTGATAGCCCTAAATCGAAGCAATGGTATAAAGAACATCAGGATGAGATGAACACCCGGTATACGGCCTGCGAAGCGTCCGGTGAAGATTCCCAGGATTGCAAAAATGCCCGTGAAGCGCGATTCGAACTCCGTCAGGAAAATGCCAAGGTTCCCGATTTGAATTAA
- a CDS encoding type IV secretion system protein, which translates to MSGGMFVGMNNTITDGLHAVLRGQTSVYGDMISVIAVSSFTLFVTYRGYQTLAGKLQTPVEDVIWDVGRMLLIMTFVLNLGGWLDLTISAINGLKDGVSGDENVWVLLDTVWAKAQTIGQKLYQLDDAAYVKLNGGLAELLVWGGAIVTLLFGSAVNLLAELTIILMTTTAPLFIFCLLYGFLIPMFNNWLKIIFTVILTILFSALSIRIVINYLNGILDKAVNFADNANIITLGVQCCVAGVLSGVIIFFSAKIAGALGGVAVQAALQGAAMSGLSGLVKKSAGAAKPTLKAGAAGARLAAKGGVMTGQLIGAGVNNTVSAWQKRTAAIANMKRFNQQRNR; encoded by the coding sequence ATGTCAGGTGGTATGTTTGTTGGCATGAACAACACGATCACTGACGGTTTACATGCCGTACTGCGGGGGCAAACTTCCGTGTACGGCGATATGATAAGCGTTATCGCCGTCAGCTCCTTCACGTTATTTGTCACATACCGGGGTTATCAAACCCTGGCCGGAAAACTTCAAACGCCCGTAGAAGATGTCATTTGGGATGTCGGGCGAATGTTACTCATCATGACATTCGTTTTAAATCTGGGGGGCTGGCTGGATCTCACCATTTCAGCCATCAACGGATTAAAAGACGGCGTCAGCGGTGATGAAAATGTCTGGGTGTTGCTGGATACCGTCTGGGCCAAAGCGCAGACCATCGGGCAAAAGCTCTATCAACTGGATGACGCCGCCTATGTGAAACTCAATGGGGGGCTTGCCGAACTGCTGGTCTGGGGCGGCGCTATCGTTACCTTGCTATTCGGTTCGGCCGTTAACCTTTTAGCTGAACTTACGATAATATTAATGACCACCACCGCGCCGCTTTTTATTTTCTGCCTGCTGTATGGTTTTTTGATCCCCATGTTTAATAACTGGCTGAAAATCATATTCACCGTCATCCTGACGATATTATTTTCGGCGCTGTCGATCCGGATCGTCATTAACTATCTCAATGGCATATTGGATAAAGCGGTTAATTTTGCTGATAACGCCAATATTATTACGCTTGGCGTTCAGTGTTGTGTCGCCGGTGTTCTCTCCGGCGTCATCATCTTCTTCTCCGCAAAGATCGCCGGCGCACTCGGCGGCGTCGCCGTTCAGGCCGCGTTACAGGGCGCGGCCATGAGCGGTTTAAGCGGGCTGGTGAAAAAATCCGCCGGCGCGGCCAAACCGACGCTGAAGGCCGGGGCTGCCGGCGCTCGGCTGGCCGCCAAAGGCGGCGTTATGACGGGCCAACTGATTGGCGCCGGCGTGAACAACACCGTCAGCGCCTGGCAAAAGCGCACCGCCGCAATAGCGAATATGAAACGCTTCAACCAGCAGCGTAACCGCTGA
- a CDS encoding virB8 family protein, producing MPEINDVIGASRAFESVILERDAREKKRAWLMAAVGFFLAAMAIAAIIILLPLKTTEIELWSVDKQTGRYDFMTRIKERDISTEEALAHSLAAQYVSLREGYNYFSLQRDYDDVQLFNSDGVNKDYLDGFNGDQAPDVVFNKADYVVAIDIISNVHAPATAPDRLATLRIKRTLRRIADNSVKTDIWNIRLTYRYLPRKQLTDSQREVNPLGFIVTSYQRDKELRSE from the coding sequence ATGCCCGAGATTAACGACGTTATTGGCGCATCCAGGGCCTTTGAATCGGTCATCCTGGAGAGAGACGCCCGCGAGAAAAAGCGTGCCTGGCTGATGGCGGCGGTCGGATTTTTTCTGGCCGCGATGGCGATTGCGGCCATTATCATCCTGCTGCCGCTGAAAACCACCGAAATCGAACTCTGGTCGGTGGATAAACAGACCGGGCGTTATGACTTTATGACCCGCATCAAAGAGCGGGATATCTCTACGGAAGAGGCTCTCGCGCATTCCCTCGCGGCGCAGTACGTCAGCCTCCGCGAAGGCTATAACTATTTTTCCCTTCAGCGCGATTATGACGATGTGCAGTTATTCAACAGCGACGGCGTGAACAAGGATTATCTGGACGGCTTTAACGGCGACCAGGCGCCGGACGTTGTTTTCAACAAAGCGGACTATGTCGTCGCCATCGACATTATTTCCAACGTTCACGCGCCCGCCACGGCCCCCGACCGTCTGGCGACGTTACGCATCAAGCGGACTCTCCGCCGCATTGCGGATAATTCGGTGAAAACCGATATCTGGAATATTCGCCTGACCTACCGCTACCTCCCGCGCAAACAACTGACGGACAGCCAGCGTGAAGTCAATCCGCTGGGGTTCATCGTCACCAGCTACCAGCGCGATAAAGAGCTAAGGAGCGAATGA